A genomic stretch from Cydia amplana chromosome 1, ilCydAmpl1.1, whole genome shotgun sequence includes:
- the LOC134653566 gene encoding uncharacterized protein LOC134653566, with product MTKNKPPKSRTTKKSVKILEDKETDKLEVPVKTDSLDDEDQGFGGWLRSEDGMDTMKLFVLANSIVVVTTIAYPHIQTIFSVISEMIYGEDEYYRVEL from the exons ATGACGAAGAATAAACCACCGAAATCACGCACAACAAAGAAGTCTGTCAAAATTTTGGAAGACAAGGAAACGGATAAATTGGAAGTACCTGTGAAGACTGACTCTTTAGACGATGAAGATCAAGGGTTTGGAGGATGGCTTAG gtCTGAGGATGGCATGGATACTATGAAGCTATTTGTATTAGCGAACAGCATAGTGGTGGTTACAACTATTGCTTACCCACACATTCAAACAATATTCTCTGTCATATCAGAAATGATATACGGCGAAGACGAGTATTACCGAGTCGAATTGTAA